Part of the Flavobacterium sp. MDT1-60 genome, GTTTTTCTTCAGCTAATTTTTCATATAAAATAATGGCTTCACTATAAAATGTCTTATCAAAAAATCTTTTGGCTCTGGCTAAATCTTTATCCTGGGCGTTTATAAACTGTATTGAAAATACGAATATAATAACAAGTAGTTTTTTCATATTTATCATTTTAAAAGAATCTAGGTGATTTATCATATCCTTTTCCTAATAAATCTAAATCAAACAGCAACATAATTTCATGCGTTCCCGAATTGAATTGTCCCAGATTTGAAAGCGTATAATCGTATGCATAACCGATTCTTAAAGAAGGTGTAACATTAATATTTGCCAAAGCACTGAAAGAATCATTTATCCTATAAGCTGCACCAATTTCAAATTTCTCATTGTATAAAACATTTGCCGTAATATCTACAGCAACTGGAGCACCTTTTACAAATTTTGCCATTGATGCAGGTTTGATTTTCCACATATCATTTAGCTGAAAAACATAACCGCCAGTTAAATACGTATGAATTTCTTCAGATCCATAAGCGTTTAGTCCTGACTTTTCCTCAATCTGTTTTGACTTCAATAAATTTGGAGCAGACAATCCTATATAAAAATTATCTCTAAAATAATACGCCCCTATTCCAATATTTGGTTTGGTTACATTGATGTCTTCTGCGAAAGCGGCATCAGTAGCTGCATTTCCGCTTTGTAAAAGAAAGCCATTAAAATTGCTTTGCAAGGCTGAGAATCCCGCTTTAAGACCAAGCGAAAGTTTATTTTTCCCACCTAAATTAAGGACATAAGCAAAATCACCA contains:
- a CDS encoding type IX secretion system membrane protein PorP/SprF, whose translation is MKKIILFISFLFYITTAWAQQDPEYTHYMYNMSVINPAYATGTPLMMNFGGLYRTQWVGAVGAPKTFTFFGHTALSDKIEVGLSLVSDDIGDGAKKENNVYGDFAYVLNLGGKNKLSLGLKAGFSALQSNFNGFLLQSGNAATDAAFAEDINVTKPNIGIGAYYFRDNFYIGLSAPNLLKSKQIEEKSGLNAYGSEEIHTYLTGGYVFQLNDMWKIKPASMAKFVKGAPVAVDITANVLYNEKFEIGAAYRINDSFSALANINVTPSLRIGYAYDYTLSNLGQFNSGTHEIMLLFDLDLLGKGYDKSPRFF